The following is a genomic window from Lujinxingia vulgaris.
CCAACCCGGAGAACCGCGTGGTGGTGATGGAGCAGAGCCGCTGCTTCGACGGGCTCTTCTCGCTCTTTCGGCCCAAGGCGGTGATGGATCTGCTGAGCGCGCAGGCCGCTGAGTGAGACTTTTTGAGTAAGTGAAACATGCCGAAGGCCGCGCGTTTGCGCGGCCTTCGGCGATCTGGATGTGCTTTTGCCCGGCGATGCTCCGCCGGTTCCGGAGGTGCTGCGCGCTCAGGGCGACGTGTCGCCGGGGTCGGTGTTGGGGCGCTCTTCGGTGGCCGTATCTGGCGAGTCCGTTTTGCGGGACTCCGCGGCCTCCGGTGAGGCGGTTGGGGCGTCGGAGGAGGGAAGCGCGCGCGAGAGGGCTTCCTCGATGCGATCGATCTCGTCGACGCCAAAGGCCACCTCCAAAACGCGGCCGTCGGCACCGACCAGCGCGTAGGTAGGGAGCGCGCGCACCAGAAAGGCCTCTGTGAGCGCGCGGTCGGTGTCGAGGTAGACCGGGGAGTGACGCGCGTCGTTGCCCTGGAGGTAGTCACGAACGACCGCGGGCTCCTCATCGCTGATGGTGAGGATGGTGAGGCGCTCATCGTAGCGTTCCGCGATGGCGGCGATACGCGGCTCGGCCAGCTTGCACGCCTGGCACCACGTGGCCCAGAAGTCGAGGAGGTAGGGTTTGCCATCCAGGCTTTCGGCTGGAAGCGGCGCGCCATCTGCGGGCTGAAGTTCGTGGGCGGGAGCGGCA
Proteins encoded in this region:
- a CDS encoding PDZ domain-containing protein codes for the protein MNTKLFRRSLLLIVLSLAPFSLTAPVAFAQESEFARPLARPWLGIILGASDGTGVEVELVLRTSPADQAELRQGDRVIAVDGEPVRTAGKLLALVRGKRINSTVDITVRRGEEVLTRSLQLPASPTPDEVARRHLVGAAAPAHELQPADGAPLPAESLDGKPYLLDFWATWCQACKLAEPRIAAIAERYDERLTILTISDEEPAVVRDYLQGNDARHSPVYLDTDRALTEAFLVRALPTYALVGADGRVLEVAFGVDEIDRIEEALSRALPSSDAPTASPEAAESRKTDSPDTATEERPNTDPGDTSP